In Dermatophilus congolensis, a genomic segment contains:
- a CDS encoding MarR family winged helix-turn-helix transcriptional regulator produces MTPQDPPSAHYDEVDRIVAAWERELPNLDATPLHVLSRISRLSRHLEFARRSAFEANNLEPWEFDVLSALRRAGSPFEMSPGELVHDTLSTSGTMTNRIARLEKRGLVTRHRDPHDGRSMRIRLTTAGKNAAENTLTALIDRENDLLAALGNTERNELINHLRHMLLSFD; encoded by the coding sequence GTGACCCCCCAAGACCCCCCATCTGCCCACTACGACGAAGTCGACCGCATCGTCGCAGCATGGGAACGAGAACTACCCAACCTCGACGCCACCCCTTTGCACGTCCTCTCACGAATCTCACGCTTAAGCCGACACCTAGAATTCGCGCGCCGCAGCGCATTCGAAGCCAACAACCTCGAACCTTGGGAATTCGACGTCCTCTCCGCACTACGCCGCGCAGGATCCCCCTTTGAAATGTCCCCGGGAGAACTCGTCCACGACACCCTTTCCACCAGCGGCACCATGACAAACCGCATCGCCCGACTAGAAAAACGCGGACTCGTCACCCGCCACCGCGACCCTCACGACGGCCGAAGCATGCGCATCCGCCTGACCACCGCCGGCAAAAACGCAGCCGAAAACACCCTCACCGCCCTCATCGACCGCGAAAACGACCTCCTAGCCGCACTGGGCAACACCGAACGCAACGAACTCATCAACCACCTACGCCACATGCTGCTCAGCTTCGACTAA
- a CDS encoding sugar transferase — MTVENRSTRGWHRSGRRTSAKAEGETARLVLRDESDIPFAPSLGPVNTPAHAPGGEWARAYLLRLVAGDFVIGAAGAVAASVTRFGSEVTTGYWMATVAIPFVWVLALVMANAYERRFLGVSTEEYRSVGRATVGLLSVLAIGAFASNYPLARMWVFLMLPLLFAGGLAARWVMRRWLVRHRRVGELMQRTIVVGRADAAANLIRSIKSEPGQGLRPVAVCATGFDAEWDTTTSLEGVPVMGRPRDALAAADLYDAEVVVVASHPDLAGKSLRRLAWALEERGIELIVSPGLLDVAGPRLSIRPSTNLSLLHIERPAAARRSAILKGLMDCSLAALLLFLLSPLMVAIAVAIKVSDPGPVFFRQQRVGVRGKFFWIFKFRTMVVDAEKRLEALEARSDGNGVLFKMKDDPRITKIGHFLRRYSLDELPQLINVLIGDMSLVGPRPPLAREVEQYEPDALRRLHVKPGMTGLWQVSGRSDLSWEESLRLDLRYVDNWSPMGDLHILFRTFSAVFTSSGAY, encoded by the coding sequence GTGACTGTCGAGAACCGATCAACCAGGGGGTGGCATCGGTCCGGTCGCCGGACTTCGGCGAAGGCCGAGGGCGAGACCGCTCGCCTCGTACTGCGCGACGAATCCGACATCCCGTTTGCGCCGTCTTTAGGCCCGGTTAATACCCCCGCACATGCTCCCGGTGGCGAGTGGGCTCGTGCGTATTTATTGCGCTTGGTTGCAGGTGACTTCGTGATTGGTGCTGCTGGCGCAGTGGCAGCATCGGTCACGCGGTTTGGCTCGGAAGTCACAACTGGCTATTGGATGGCGACTGTTGCGATTCCGTTCGTATGGGTACTCGCATTGGTGATGGCAAACGCATACGAGCGGCGGTTCCTCGGGGTGAGTACCGAAGAGTATCGGTCGGTGGGGCGCGCCACGGTCGGCTTGCTGTCGGTGCTGGCAATCGGTGCATTCGCGAGCAACTATCCATTGGCACGCATGTGGGTTTTCCTTATGTTGCCGCTGTTGTTTGCTGGTGGATTAGCTGCTCGTTGGGTGATGCGTCGTTGGCTTGTACGTCATCGACGCGTTGGTGAACTGATGCAGCGCACGATTGTTGTGGGGCGCGCTGACGCTGCAGCTAATCTCATTCGCTCTATTAAATCTGAGCCGGGGCAAGGACTTCGGCCGGTTGCAGTATGTGCTACTGGATTCGACGCTGAGTGGGACACGACAACTTCATTGGAAGGTGTCCCGGTGATGGGGCGTCCACGTGATGCACTTGCTGCTGCTGATTTGTATGACGCTGAGGTGGTGGTAGTGGCAAGCCACCCAGATTTGGCTGGAAAATCCTTGCGGCGGTTGGCGTGGGCACTGGAAGAACGCGGCATTGAGCTGATTGTCTCGCCTGGATTGCTCGATGTTGCTGGCCCGCGTTTGTCTATCCGGCCCTCGACAAACCTTTCCTTGCTTCATATTGAACGTCCGGCGGCTGCGCGACGCTCAGCAATTCTTAAAGGGCTTATGGACTGCAGTTTGGCGGCTCTTTTGCTGTTCCTGCTGTCTCCGTTGATGGTTGCGATTGCGGTTGCGATCAAAGTCAGTGACCCTGGGCCGGTGTTTTTCCGGCAACAGCGAGTGGGAGTGCGGGGCAAGTTCTTTTGGATTTTCAAATTCCGCACGATGGTCGTCGATGCTGAGAAACGGCTCGAAGCCCTGGAAGCGCGTAGCGACGGCAATGGTGTGCTGTTCAAGATGAAGGATGACCCTCGCATCACGAAGATTGGTCATTTCCTTCGCCGATACTCCCTTGATGAGTTACCGCAGCTCATTAACGTTCTTATTGGCGATATGTCGCTGGTAGGGCCGCGGCCGCCATTGGCTCGCGAGGTAGAGCAGTATGAACCCGATGCGTTGCGACGACTGCATGTTAAGCCTGGAATGACAGGGTTGTGGCAGGTAAGCGGCCGTTCTGACCTGTCTTGGGAAGAGTCATTGCGGCTTGATCTTCGGTACGTCGATAACTGGTCAC
- a CDS encoding 50S ribosomal protein L25/general stress protein Ctc, translating into MSDSIRIEAEARSQFGKGAARSIRRASKIPAVIYGGGEAPVHVVLPGHDTMMATKTANALLTVVLDGQEHLCLVKDIQRFPIRPEIVHVDLVRVKKGEKVSVDVSITVTGEAAPETYVDLDANTLTVLAPATDIPENVEIDVTDAAVGTQIFAKDIKLPAGVELETDAETLVVNVTAATTAEQLEAELEEAEAEAGIEKDEPEAAEDDKQE; encoded by the coding sequence ATGTCCGACAGCATTCGTATTGAGGCTGAAGCTCGCAGCCAGTTCGGTAAAGGCGCTGCCCGTTCCATCCGTCGTGCTAGCAAAATCCCCGCCGTGATCTACGGCGGCGGCGAAGCCCCGGTGCACGTTGTCCTCCCCGGGCACGACACCATGATGGCCACCAAGACCGCTAACGCTTTGTTGACCGTTGTGCTTGACGGCCAGGAGCACCTCTGCCTGGTCAAGGACATCCAGCGTTTCCCGATCCGTCCCGAGATCGTTCACGTTGACCTCGTTCGCGTAAAGAAGGGTGAGAAGGTTTCCGTTGACGTGTCCATCACTGTCACCGGTGAAGCTGCACCGGAGACCTACGTTGACCTTGACGCCAACACCCTCACCGTTCTCGCTCCGGCCACGGACATCCCCGAAAACGTGGAGATCGACGTGACTGACGCTGCCGTTGGCACCCAGATCTTCGCTAAGGACATCAAGCTTCCCGCAGGCGTTGAGCTTGAGACCGACGCTGAGACCCTCGTTGTCAACGTCACCGCTGCCACCACCGCTGAGCAGCTCGAGGCCGAGCTCGAAGAGGCCGAAGCCGAAGCTGGTATCGAGAAAGACGAGCCCGAAGCCGCTGAGGACGACAAGCAGGAGTGA
- a CDS encoding BCCT family transporter, with amino-acid sequence MFVAFVLTIAFGRFGNIRLGSMDEQPEFRTSSWIAMMFAAGMGIGLMFYGASEPLSFYRDGVPGHAKQEVGTAMATAMFHWTLHPWAVYAIVGLAIAYSTYRVGRKQLISAAFTPLVGEKHANGLFGRCIDILSIFATVFGTACSLGLGALQIRAGLEASGLVHNPGNGLIVTIVAILTLAFMMSAFSGVGRGIQILSNINMILAAVLALFVFAFGPTVTQLNLLPGSIGSYLSQFFEMASRTAASANGTAGKWLSSWSIFYWAWWISWSPFVGMFLARISRGRTIKEFCLGVMLVPAGLSTVWFAIFGGTAIVMEQTGKSIYGDGNAEQQLFNLLHQFPGGTAAGFVAILLLATFFITSADSASTVMGSMSQNGRGDASPWLSALWGLLTALVGITLLLAGGDDALNSVQSVTIVASTPFLFVIVGLMFAIVKGLQRDVIYLDLRERERFGRQLALERRLHREADEREERRRRAKQKQQQRRSR; translated from the coding sequence GTGTTCGTGGCTTTCGTGCTCACCATTGCCTTTGGGCGTTTCGGTAACATTCGTCTTGGGTCGATGGATGAACAGCCGGAATTCCGCACGAGTTCATGGATCGCGATGATGTTCGCGGCGGGTATGGGTATCGGTCTGATGTTCTACGGAGCTTCTGAACCGTTGTCTTTCTATCGCGATGGCGTCCCAGGGCACGCTAAGCAAGAGGTCGGGACCGCTATGGCCACGGCGATGTTCCACTGGACGCTGCATCCGTGGGCGGTCTACGCGATTGTTGGTTTGGCCATCGCTTACTCCACGTACCGAGTGGGGCGTAAGCAGCTCATCTCAGCGGCTTTTACTCCGCTAGTGGGGGAGAAGCACGCAAACGGGCTGTTTGGTCGCTGCATCGACATTCTGTCGATCTTTGCGACGGTGTTCGGTACTGCTTGTTCGCTTGGATTGGGAGCATTGCAGATTCGTGCTGGTCTTGAGGCCTCAGGGTTGGTTCACAACCCGGGTAATGGCCTCATTGTCACGATCGTGGCGATTCTCACTTTGGCGTTCATGATGTCTGCGTTTTCCGGCGTGGGGCGGGGGATTCAAATCCTCTCGAACATCAACATGATTCTTGCTGCTGTGCTTGCCCTCTTTGTTTTCGCTTTTGGGCCGACAGTGACCCAACTCAACTTGCTGCCAGGGTCGATTGGTTCGTATTTGAGCCAATTTTTCGAGATGGCAAGTCGAACAGCAGCTTCTGCAAATGGCACCGCCGGTAAATGGCTGTCCTCGTGGTCAATCTTTTACTGGGCGTGGTGGATTAGCTGGTCACCTTTCGTTGGTATGTTCCTTGCGCGTATTTCGCGTGGTCGAACCATTAAAGAGTTCTGCTTGGGTGTGATGCTTGTTCCTGCGGGACTTTCAACAGTCTGGTTCGCGATTTTTGGTGGCACAGCCATCGTCATGGAGCAGACCGGAAAGTCGATCTACGGCGATGGGAATGCTGAGCAGCAGTTGTTCAATCTTCTGCACCAGTTCCCTGGGGGTACTGCGGCTGGGTTTGTTGCGATTTTGCTGCTTGCCACGTTCTTCATCACGTCGGCTGATTCTGCGTCCACAGTGATGGGGTCGATGTCCCAGAACGGTCGTGGCGATGCATCGCCCTGGCTTTCTGCACTGTGGGGCCTGCTCACTGCATTGGTTGGAATCACCTTGCTTCTTGCTGGTGGTGACGATGCGCTTAACAGCGTGCAGAGCGTCACGATTGTGGCCTCGACCCCCTTCCTGTTTGTGATCGTGGGGTTGATGTTCGCGATTGTTAAGGGACTTCAGCGCGATGTGATTTATCTGGATCTGCGTGAGCGTGAGCGGTTTGGACGTCAGCTTGCTCTGGAGCGGCGTCTACACCGTGAAGCGGACGAGCGTGAGGAACGCCGTCGCCGCGCTAAGCAAAAGCAGCAGCAGCGCCGTAGTCGCTGA
- a CDS encoding 4-(cytidine 5'-diphospho)-2-C-methyl-D-erythritol kinase, giving the protein MQPNPTPTSVTVRVPAKINLELIVGPRRDDGYHDLSTTFHAVGVFDEVTLIDADEWSVEVRGPYAQLVGEPADNLALRAAQRVAEYAEVEAACRIVIDKRIPVAAGMAGGSADAAAALIGANALWCCGLEDEALHILAAELGSDVNFALVGGTAIGSGRGENVVPVLSEGSYEWVFVVSQEGLSTPSVFGELDRIRGDRQIPAPAPSEALAAALRAGDADALAAAVHNDMEEAALSLRPDLAGVIDAGRQAGALVGFVSGSGPTVVFLARDLGHARELTHALTSAGVGAEVLRASGPVHGAHLIAGE; this is encoded by the coding sequence ATGCAGCCGAACCCCACTCCCACGAGTGTGACAGTGCGGGTCCCAGCCAAGATCAATCTGGAGTTGATTGTGGGGCCGCGCCGCGATGACGGGTACCACGATTTATCGACTACGTTTCATGCCGTTGGGGTGTTTGACGAGGTCACACTGATCGATGCCGATGAATGGTCAGTGGAGGTAAGAGGACCGTATGCCCAGCTGGTAGGTGAGCCGGCGGACAATCTTGCGCTGCGGGCTGCGCAGCGGGTTGCTGAGTATGCCGAGGTGGAAGCAGCCTGCCGCATCGTTATCGACAAGCGTATCCCCGTGGCTGCGGGGATGGCTGGCGGATCCGCGGATGCGGCCGCTGCCCTCATCGGTGCGAATGCGCTGTGGTGCTGCGGTCTTGAAGATGAGGCTCTGCACATCCTTGCGGCGGAGTTAGGCAGTGACGTTAACTTCGCACTTGTTGGCGGGACAGCGATCGGGTCCGGGCGGGGCGAGAACGTTGTCCCGGTGCTCAGCGAGGGCAGCTACGAGTGGGTTTTCGTGGTCAGCCAGGAGGGGCTTTCGACACCGTCGGTGTTCGGCGAGCTTGACCGTATTCGCGGTGACCGGCAGATTCCTGCGCCAGCGCCTTCAGAGGCGCTCGCGGCTGCGTTGCGTGCGGGAGATGCGGACGCTTTGGCGGCTGCGGTGCATAACGATATGGAAGAAGCTGCGCTTTCTTTACGGCCTGATTTGGCTGGTGTTATTGATGCGGGGCGTCAGGCTGGCGCGCTCGTTGGTTTTGTTTCTGGGTCTGGTCCCACGGTTGTGTTCCTTGCCCGTGATCTTGGGCATGCGCGTGAGCTTACCCATGCCCTTACTTCCGCTGGTGTTGGGGCTGAGGTGCTGCGCGCATCTGGCCCGGTTCACGGCGCCCATCTCATTGCAGGAGAGTGA
- a CDS encoding ABC-F family ATP-binding cassette domain-containing protein, producing MNQPSNLVSVEKASVTLGLQVLLDDVSLGILDGDRIGVVGRNGGGKSTLMRVIAGKLAVDSGRITRNNDLTVGMLDQADVLDPQATVRDVVLGDLPEHEWASSGRIRDVLVGLLGGLDAAAMGGWDAVVGPMSGGERRRLALARLLVADPDLLLLDEPTNHLDVEGVAWLANHLAVHRPRSGSALVVVTHDRWFLDAVSTMTWEVVGGHVDIYEGGYAAFVLSKAERERAAAVAAQKRDNLLRKELAWLRRGAPARTSKPKFRLDAASELIADEPPPRDEVKLTRFATTRLGKDVVDLENASLGFGGRPILDNVTWRLAPGARIGIVGVNGAGKSTLMRVVSGDVPLDGGKRKQGKTVVFGYLSQEVRELDRLADARVVEAVAEVRQYIRLGDKEISASQLAQRLGFSPTRQRDRVGELSGGERRRLQLTRLLMTDPNVLILDEPTNDLDIETLTSLEDLLDGWVGMLLVVSHDRYLLERVTDSQVALYGDGKIRDLPGGVEEYLRRREEMERSGAGRAQRAAVPVEVAEAVPAVSGAQAREIRKEMSKIERRLGRIAQEKEKIHAQMAVKATDMGALGELASALRVLEDEELSLEDRWLEVSELVQ from the coding sequence ATGAATCAGCCTTCGAATCTTGTTTCGGTGGAGAAAGCATCTGTCACGCTTGGTCTTCAGGTGCTTCTCGATGATGTTTCTCTGGGGATTCTTGATGGGGATCGCATCGGGGTGGTGGGGCGCAATGGTGGCGGTAAATCGACATTGATGCGGGTCATTGCTGGCAAGCTTGCTGTTGACTCTGGTCGTATTACGCGCAACAACGACTTGACTGTTGGGATGCTTGATCAGGCTGATGTTCTGGACCCTCAGGCCACGGTCCGTGATGTTGTTCTTGGTGACTTGCCTGAGCATGAGTGGGCCAGCAGCGGGCGTATCCGGGATGTGCTTGTAGGGCTGTTGGGTGGTTTGGATGCGGCAGCCATGGGTGGGTGGGATGCCGTGGTGGGGCCGATGTCTGGTGGTGAGCGGCGCAGGTTGGCGCTTGCGCGTCTTCTTGTCGCGGATCCGGATTTGTTGCTGTTGGATGAGCCGACTAACCACCTTGATGTGGAGGGTGTGGCCTGGCTGGCTAATCATCTTGCGGTGCATCGTCCTCGTTCGGGGTCGGCATTGGTTGTGGTGACACACGATCGCTGGTTCCTTGATGCGGTGAGCACGATGACGTGGGAGGTGGTGGGTGGTCATGTCGATATTTATGAGGGTGGTTATGCGGCTTTTGTGTTGAGTAAGGCTGAGCGGGAGCGGGCGGCTGCGGTGGCTGCCCAGAAACGTGACAACCTGCTGCGTAAGGAACTTGCTTGGTTGAGGCGGGGCGCCCCTGCCCGTACGAGCAAGCCGAAGTTTCGGCTTGATGCGGCTTCGGAGTTGATTGCTGATGAGCCGCCGCCTCGTGATGAGGTGAAGTTGACGCGTTTTGCTACTACGCGTCTGGGTAAAGACGTGGTTGATCTGGAGAACGCCTCGTTGGGGTTTGGTGGTCGCCCGATTCTGGATAACGTCACGTGGCGGTTAGCGCCGGGGGCGCGTATCGGCATTGTTGGGGTTAATGGTGCGGGTAAGTCCACGTTGATGCGTGTGGTCAGTGGGGATGTGCCGCTTGATGGCGGTAAGCGTAAGCAGGGTAAGACGGTGGTGTTCGGGTATCTCAGCCAGGAGGTACGTGAGCTGGATCGGTTAGCTGATGCGCGTGTGGTTGAGGCTGTTGCTGAGGTGCGGCAGTACATCCGGTTGGGTGATAAGGAGATCAGCGCTAGTCAGCTTGCGCAGCGGCTTGGGTTTAGTCCTACGCGGCAGCGTGATCGGGTGGGGGAGCTGTCTGGTGGTGAGCGGCGGCGGTTGCAGTTGACGCGCTTGTTGATGACGGATCCGAATGTTCTGATTCTTGATGAGCCGACGAATGATCTGGATATCGAGACGTTGACCAGTTTGGAAGATCTCCTTGATGGGTGGGTCGGGATGCTTCTTGTGGTGAGCCATGACCGGTATTTGTTGGAGCGGGTTACCGACAGTCAGGTGGCGCTGTACGGCGATGGAAAGATCAGGGATTTGCCTGGTGGTGTGGAGGAGTATCTGCGTCGTCGGGAGGAGATGGAGCGTTCTGGGGCTGGGCGTGCGCAGCGTGCGGCTGTTCCGGTTGAGGTGGCGGAGGCTGTTCCTGCGGTTTCGGGTGCGCAAGCGCGGGAGATCCGTAAGGAAATGAGCAAGATTGAGCGTCGTTTGGGGCGTATTGCGCAGGAGAAGGAAAAGATTCACGCCCAGATGGCGGTGAAGGCTACCGATATGGGGGCGTTGGGTGAGCTCGCGTCAGCGCTGCGTGTGTTGGAGGACGAGGAGTTGAGTTTGGAGGACCGGTGGTTGGAGGTTTCTGAGTTGGTGCAGTGA
- the pth gene encoding aminoacyl-tRNA hydrolase produces MDAFLVVGLGNPGTQYAGNRHNAGAMVIAELAARSHANLKRHKARAHVADVRLGVAAGGAPGPKAVLGQPMSFMNLSGGPVSALLQYYSIPLEHLIVVHDELDIPFGDVRIKKGGGEGGHNGLRSISAAVGSKDYVRVRVGVGRPPGRQDPADYVLKNFSSSEQVEAEVMVARAADAVEMLAERGVVATQQVFHAAS; encoded by the coding sequence ATGGACGCTTTTCTTGTGGTGGGACTCGGTAATCCGGGTACGCAATATGCCGGCAATCGGCACAATGCCGGTGCAATGGTGATAGCAGAATTAGCTGCGCGTTCGCACGCGAACCTCAAGCGGCACAAAGCTCGTGCGCATGTGGCGGATGTGCGTTTAGGGGTGGCGGCAGGTGGAGCACCGGGGCCTAAGGCTGTTTTGGGTCAACCAATGTCATTTATGAACCTCTCGGGTGGGCCAGTCAGTGCCTTGCTGCAGTACTACTCCATCCCGCTTGAGCACTTGATCGTCGTGCATGACGAACTGGATATTCCTTTCGGTGACGTGCGCATCAAAAAGGGTGGGGGAGAGGGGGGACACAATGGCTTGCGATCTATTAGTGCTGCGGTAGGTAGTAAGGATTACGTGCGTGTGCGAGTAGGTGTGGGGCGCCCTCCAGGCAGGCAGGATCCGGCTGACTATGTTCTGAAGAACTTCAGTTCTTCAGAACAAGTTGAGGCAGAAGTCATGGTTGCGCGTGCTGCAGATGCCGTGGAAATGCTCGCTGAACGCGGAGTTGTAGCAACTCAGCAGGTTTTTCACGCCGCTTCGTAA
- the glmU gene encoding bifunctional UDP-N-acetylglucosamine diphosphorylase/glucosamine-1-phosphate N-acetyltransferase GlmU: MTIHRPAAVVVLAAGEGTRMKSAVPKVLHAIGGRTLLGHAIKAAEGLEPEHLAVVVRHKRELVAAHVSQVAPQAVVADQDEVKGTGRAAECGLEKLPADLSGTVVVTYGDVPMLASETLAALVAEHETNGNGVTVMTAHVPDPHGYGRILRDETGAVTGIVEQKDATAEQALITEINSGIYAFDGELLRSALSQVGTDNAQGEKYLTDVLAIARDRGRRVAAHVIDDLWQTEGVNDRVQLARMGAELNRRVCEKWMRQGVTIIDPASTWIDVDVVIGVDTIIRPNVQLLGETTIGADATVGPEATISDSAVGDGTHVRRCEIDAATIGSAVTVGPYVQIRAGSDIPDGTAITSFTTHPHITDQQENCR, encoded by the coding sequence GTGACCATCCACCGGCCCGCCGCTGTTGTTGTCCTCGCTGCGGGCGAGGGCACCCGTATGAAGTCCGCAGTCCCCAAGGTCTTGCATGCCATCGGTGGGCGTACGCTCCTCGGTCACGCGATTAAGGCAGCTGAGGGGCTTGAACCTGAGCATCTTGCTGTAGTTGTTCGCCACAAGCGTGAGCTTGTGGCTGCGCACGTATCGCAGGTGGCTCCGCAGGCTGTTGTTGCTGATCAGGATGAGGTTAAAGGCACCGGTCGGGCCGCTGAATGCGGTCTGGAAAAACTTCCGGCTGACCTATCAGGCACAGTCGTTGTCACCTACGGGGATGTGCCGATGCTGGCCAGCGAAACCCTCGCTGCGCTCGTTGCTGAGCATGAGACGAACGGTAACGGCGTCACGGTGATGACAGCTCATGTTCCTGACCCGCACGGTTATGGACGGATTCTGCGTGATGAGACCGGGGCTGTCACCGGCATCGTCGAGCAAAAAGATGCCACCGCTGAGCAAGCACTCATCACGGAAATCAACTCCGGCATTTATGCCTTTGACGGTGAGCTATTGCGCTCTGCTTTGAGTCAGGTAGGCACAGATAACGCGCAAGGCGAGAAATACCTCACCGACGTGCTCGCCATTGCCAGGGACCGTGGTCGTCGCGTCGCAGCCCATGTCATTGATGATTTGTGGCAGACCGAAGGGGTCAACGACCGGGTGCAGCTCGCACGCATGGGTGCAGAGCTCAACCGACGTGTCTGCGAAAAGTGGATGCGTCAGGGCGTGACCATCATTGACCCCGCCAGCACATGGATCGATGTTGATGTCGTTATCGGCGTGGACACGATCATTCGCCCGAATGTGCAACTGCTAGGGGAAACAACCATCGGGGCAGATGCAACCGTCGGTCCAGAAGCAACCATCAGTGACTCGGCAGTCGGTGACGGTACCCACGTGCGCCGTTGCGAGATCGACGCTGCCACCATTGGTTCTGCCGTGACAGTTGGGCCTTATGTCCAGATTCGTGCAGGCAGTGACATCCCGGACGGCACAGCCATCACTTCTTTCACCACCCACCCACACATCACAGATCAGCAGGAGAATTGTCGATGA
- a CDS encoding TetR/AcrR family transcriptional regulator, with translation MTGKERREQLIGIGRALFADHGFEGTTVEEIASRANVSKPVVYEHFGGKEGLYAVVVDREIRALLDAITTALTTPDMGSRALIELAALALLDYIDTSTDGFRILVRDSPTGQSTGSFASLISDVASQVEHLLAAKFRSASLDPRMAPMYAQMLVGMVALTGQWWLDNGKFKKEDVATHIINLAWNGMTGLEPDPTLTVHVREHRRTPDTTDHQS, from the coding sequence ATGACCGGCAAAGAACGCCGTGAACAGCTCATCGGCATCGGTCGCGCCCTCTTCGCCGACCACGGATTCGAAGGCACCACAGTCGAAGAAATTGCTTCTCGCGCAAACGTCAGCAAACCTGTCGTCTACGAACACTTCGGCGGAAAAGAAGGACTTTACGCCGTCGTCGTCGACCGAGAAATCCGCGCCCTCCTCGACGCCATCACCACCGCCCTCACCACCCCCGACATGGGTTCCCGCGCCCTCATCGAACTCGCTGCCCTGGCCCTGCTCGACTACATCGATACCTCAACCGACGGGTTCCGCATCCTCGTCCGCGACTCCCCCACCGGACAATCCACCGGATCCTTCGCCTCACTCATCTCCGATGTCGCCAGCCAAGTCGAACATCTCCTCGCAGCAAAATTCCGCTCCGCAAGTCTAGACCCCCGCATGGCCCCCATGTACGCCCAAATGCTCGTCGGCATGGTTGCCCTCACAGGCCAATGGTGGCTCGACAACGGAAAATTCAAAAAAGAAGACGTCGCCACCCACATCATCAACCTTGCCTGGAACGGCATGACCGGACTCGAACCCGACCCCACCTTGACCGTCCACGTCCGAGAACACCGACGCACCCCCGACACCACGGACCACCAATCGTGA
- a CDS encoding ribose-phosphate diphosphokinase, which translates to MNAMTRPNQKNLLVMSGRSHPELAEEIADCLDIDLVPTTAYEFANSEIYVRFDESVRGSDAFVVQSHTAPINKWIMEHLIMIDALKRASAKRITAVVPFYGYARQDKKHRGREPISARLMADLFKAAGADRLICVDLHTAQTQGFFNGPVDHLQAMPMLSDYVFERYGHENLAIVSPDAGRIKVAEQWSKKLGGAPLAFIHKTRDITRPNQSHANRVVGEVEGRLCILVDDMIDSGGTICQAAAVLMEHGAAGVVIAATHGIFSDPAIERLKASVAREVIVTNTLPIPAERRFDKLTVLSIAPLVSQAIREVFEDGSVTSLFEVEG; encoded by the coding sequence ATGAACGCGATGACGCGTCCCAACCAGAAAAACCTGTTGGTGATGTCGGGGCGATCTCACCCCGAGCTCGCTGAAGAGATTGCTGACTGCCTGGACATCGATCTCGTGCCAACTACCGCGTACGAGTTCGCCAACTCGGAAATCTACGTTCGGTTTGATGAGTCAGTCCGTGGCTCGGATGCTTTTGTTGTGCAGAGCCACACCGCTCCTATCAACAAATGGATCATGGAGCACCTCATCATGATCGATGCGTTGAAGCGCGCTTCGGCTAAACGCATCACTGCGGTGGTGCCGTTCTATGGCTACGCCCGTCAAGACAAGAAGCACCGTGGCCGTGAACCTATTTCGGCTCGTCTGATGGCAGACCTGTTTAAAGCTGCGGGTGCTGACCGCCTTATTTGTGTTGATTTGCACACCGCGCAGACGCAGGGTTTCTTCAATGGTCCGGTCGACCACCTGCAGGCTATGCCGATGCTGTCTGACTATGTTTTTGAGCGTTACGGGCACGAGAACCTTGCGATTGTCAGCCCCGATGCTGGGCGTATCAAGGTTGCTGAACAGTGGAGTAAGAAGCTCGGTGGTGCACCGTTGGCGTTCATTCACAAAACACGCGACATCACGCGCCCGAACCAGTCACATGCCAACCGCGTTGTTGGTGAGGTTGAGGGACGTCTGTGCATTCTTGTCGATGACATGATCGATTCCGGTGGCACGATCTGTCAGGCCGCTGCGGTGCTGATGGAGCACGGCGCGGCGGGTGTGGTTATTGCTGCTACACATGGTATTTTCTCGGACCCGGCCATTGAACGTCTCAAGGCGAGCGTGGCACGCGAGGTGATTGTGACCAACACCTTGCCCATTCCTGCAGAACGTCGTTTCGACAAGCTCACAGTGTTGTCTATTGCGCCGCTGGTCAGCCAAGCTATCCGTGAAGTTTTTGAGGATGGGTCAGTTACCAGCCTGTTTGAGGTAGAGGGCTGA